The Nitriliruptor alkaliphilus DSM 45188 genome includes a region encoding these proteins:
- a CDS encoding extracellular solute-binding protein gives MAAALALSACGRSGEADSAPAEASTIGEGQLAGTITVWAQADQGAALPAFAEEFEAEHPDVTINVTAVPWDAAHNKYQTAIAGNSTPDMAHIGTTWMGDFADAFAPVPADFDTSDFFDGSLGSNEVDGTMVGVPWYVDTRVIYYRADLAEDAGYPTFPTDRDDFKAMAEAMQTEAGATWGINLPVAGADSFQSMLPFLWSAGAELTNEDQTQWTLDSDEMVDGLTYYQSLFTDGIATATPDTGAGAAEAAFVNGSVPMFVAGPSAIGSLSAAGGSEFEELIGVGRIPAGTSSTSFVGGGNLVVFENSENQDVAWRFIQWLSQPEVQVRWQQAVGDLPSAQSAWTEPALADDPKLSVFGAQLEDINSPPAVPTWTQVSAAADTVLEQVIRAGLSPAEAMKSLQATADSIGTGA, from the coding sequence ATGGCAGCCGCACTGGCCTTGAGCGCCTGCGGGAGGAGCGGCGAGGCCGACAGCGCACCGGCGGAGGCGAGCACCATCGGGGAGGGTCAGCTCGCCGGCACGATCACCGTGTGGGCCCAGGCCGACCAGGGCGCCGCGCTGCCCGCGTTCGCCGAGGAGTTCGAGGCCGAGCATCCAGACGTGACGATCAACGTCACGGCGGTCCCGTGGGACGCGGCGCACAACAAGTACCAGACCGCGATCGCCGGCAACTCCACCCCCGACATGGCGCACATCGGCACGACGTGGATGGGGGACTTCGCGGATGCCTTCGCCCCGGTACCCGCCGACTTCGACACCAGTGACTTCTTCGACGGGTCTCTGGGTTCCAACGAGGTCGACGGCACCATGGTCGGTGTGCCGTGGTACGTCGACACCAGGGTCATCTACTACCGCGCGGACCTCGCCGAGGATGCCGGGTACCCGACGTTCCCGACCGACAGGGATGACTTCAAGGCCATGGCTGAAGCGATGCAGACCGAGGCCGGAGCGACCTGGGGGATCAACCTGCCGGTGGCGGGCGCCGACTCCTTCCAGTCGATGCTGCCGTTCCTGTGGTCGGCCGGCGCCGAGCTGACCAACGAGGACCAGACGCAATGGACCCTGGACTCGGACGAGATGGTCGATGGGTTGACCTACTACCAGAGCCTCTTCACCGACGGGATCGCGACCGCGACGCCGGACACCGGAGCCGGCGCAGCGGAGGCCGCGTTCGTGAACGGTTCGGTACCGATGTTCGTCGCCGGGCCGAGCGCGATCGGCAGCCTCAGCGCCGCCGGCGGGTCCGAGTTCGAGGAGCTGATCGGGGTCGGACGGATACCAGCGGGCACGTCGTCGACGTCCTTCGTCGGTGGCGGCAACCTGGTGGTGTTCGAGAACAGCGAGAACCAGGACGTTGCGTGGAGGTTCATCCAGTGGCTGTCCCAGCCCGAGGTCCAGGTCAGGTGGCAGCAGGCCGTCGGAGACCTTCCTTCCGCGCAGAGCGCCTGGACCGAGCCGGCACTGGCAGATGACCCGAAGCTGTCGGTCTTCGGTGCCCAGCTCGAGGACATCAACTCACCGCCAGCTGTGCCGACCTGGACCCAGGTCAGCGCCGCTGCCGACACAGTTCTCGAGCAGGTCATTCGGGCGGGTCTGTCCCCAGCGGAGGCGATGAAGAGCCTGCAGGCAACTGCCGATTCCATCGGTACGGGAGCCTGA
- a CDS encoding glycoside hydrolase family 3 N-terminal domain-containing protein codes for MTPAEKIGQLLQLDAMNDLEDVVVQRHAGSIIHASPERMTQAMALAARTRLGIPLLVADDCIHGHGFWPGATVFPTQLAMAATWDADLVQRCARVTAIEASATGIHWVLSPVLCIVRDLRWGRVDETFGEDPFLITELGAAMIRGYQGDGLDDRTAVLACAKHFAGYSETQGGRDASEADISRRKLRSWFLPPFERAAREGCRTFMLGYQSMDGVPITANSWLLNDVLKEEWGFTGALVTDWDNVGRMVTEQRVCTDDAEAAAVALRAGNDIVMGTPGFFEGAQEALSRGLITEEDLHSPLRRILRTKFELGLFENPRLPDPERQEVVIGCDDHASLNLQIARRSLVLLRNDGTLPLEKPTAVRTEVSGHTRTIAVIGPNADDPNVQLGDWAGSSGQVDWMMDGHPRETVETVLDGLRAVVPADWTVTHARGAEIGVVKSSGSLLPNGLGHPMLEPVPVDPSMVAEAVAVAQRADYAIAVVGDNIALTGESRSTATLELVGGQIALLEALAATGTPMIVVVLSSKPLALPEAVLNAAALIQAFNPGMRGGRAIAELIMGRIEPSGRLPVSFARHVGQQPVYYNVIRGQHGDRYADLTQDPLFAFGEGLSYSTVEYTDLVIHTPEVTPDAAIRAEVTLTNTGARPSLETVQVYVSDLVTSVTWAGKELKSYRQVLVDPGEAITVDLQLPAASCTLVTADGRRVVEPGEFALLVGPSSRTMDLLSTSFRIRHCNIDHQ; via the coding sequence ATGACCCCGGCGGAGAAGATCGGTCAGCTCCTGCAACTCGATGCCATGAACGACCTCGAGGACGTCGTGGTGCAACGGCACGCCGGGTCGATCATCCACGCCTCCCCGGAGCGGATGACGCAGGCGATGGCCCTGGCGGCGCGCACCCGCCTCGGCATCCCCTTACTGGTCGCGGACGACTGCATCCACGGTCACGGATTCTGGCCCGGTGCGACGGTCTTTCCGACGCAGCTGGCCATGGCCGCCACGTGGGACGCGGACCTGGTCCAACGCTGCGCCCGAGTCACCGCGATCGAGGCGTCCGCCACCGGCATCCACTGGGTCCTCTCACCCGTCCTGTGCATCGTGCGGGACCTGCGTTGGGGCCGCGTGGATGAGACGTTCGGTGAAGACCCGTTCCTGATCACAGAGCTGGGTGCCGCCATGATCCGCGGCTACCAGGGCGACGGCCTAGATGACCGAACGGCAGTCCTGGCTTGCGCGAAGCACTTCGCCGGCTACTCCGAGACCCAGGGAGGGCGTGACGCAAGTGAAGCCGACATCAGCCGCCGCAAGCTCCGATCATGGTTCCTCCCGCCCTTCGAACGTGCGGCACGCGAAGGTTGTCGCACCTTCATGCTCGGTTACCAGTCGATGGACGGCGTACCGATCACGGCCAACTCCTGGCTGCTCAACGACGTCTTGAAGGAGGAGTGGGGGTTCACCGGCGCGCTCGTCACCGACTGGGACAACGTCGGACGCATGGTGACAGAACAGCGAGTGTGCACCGACGACGCCGAGGCAGCCGCCGTTGCCCTCCGCGCCGGCAACGACATCGTGATGGGCACTCCCGGCTTCTTCGAAGGTGCTCAGGAGGCGTTGTCGCGGGGTCTGATCACCGAGGAGGACCTTCACTCGCCGCTGCGCCGCATCCTGCGCACCAAGTTCGAGCTGGGACTCTTCGAGAACCCACGCCTGCCCGATCCAGAACGCCAGGAGGTGGTCATCGGCTGCGACGACCACGCCTCCCTGAACCTCCAGATCGCGCGCCGATCACTGGTGCTCCTGCGCAACGACGGGACCCTGCCACTGGAGAAGCCCACGGCAGTGCGGACCGAGGTCAGCGGCCACACCCGCACGATCGCGGTGATCGGGCCCAACGCCGATGATCCGAACGTCCAACTGGGCGACTGGGCCGGCTCCTCCGGCCAGGTCGACTGGATGATGGACGGTCACCCACGCGAGACCGTTGAGACCGTGCTCGACGGTCTCCGTGCGGTCGTCCCTGCCGACTGGACCGTCACCCATGCTCGTGGGGCCGAGATCGGCGTCGTGAAGTCGTCCGGCTCGCTCCTCCCCAACGGCCTGGGGCACCCGATGCTCGAGCCTGTCCCCGTGGACCCGAGCATGGTGGCCGAGGCGGTGGCCGTTGCGCAGCGCGCCGACTACGCGATCGCCGTCGTGGGTGACAACATCGCGCTGACCGGCGAGTCCCGCTCGACCGCCACCCTGGAGCTCGTCGGCGGGCAGATCGCGCTGCTCGAAGCGTTGGCAGCCACCGGCACGCCGATGATCGTGGTCGTGCTCAGCTCCAAGCCCCTGGCGCTGCCCGAGGCCGTTCTGAATGCCGCCGCGCTCATCCAGGCGTTCAACCCCGGGATGCGTGGCGGGCGAGCCATCGCCGAGCTGATCATGGGCAGGATCGAACCCTCAGGGCGACTGCCCGTGTCGTTCGCACGGCATGTCGGCCAACAACCCGTCTACTACAACGTCATCCGCGGTCAACACGGCGACCGGTACGCCGATCTCACCCAAGACCCGCTGTTCGCCTTCGGGGAGGGGCTCAGCTACTCCACGGTGGAGTACACCGATCTGGTCATCCACACCCCCGAAGTGACCCCCGACGCCGCGATCCGGGCTGAGGTGACGCTGACCAACACCGGCGCTCGCCCTTCTCTGGAGACGGTGCAGGTCTACGTCAGCGATCTGGTCACGAGCGTCACCTGGGCCGGCAAGGAGCTCAAGTCCTACCGGCAGGTCCTCGTCGACCCGGGCGAAGCCATCACCGTAGACCTCCAGCTGCCCGCAGCGTCCTGCACGCTGGTCACCGCCGATGGCCGCCGCGTCGTCGAACCAGGTGAGTTCGCGCTGCTCGTTGGACCCAGCTCCCGGACCATGGACCTCCTCAGCACCAGCTTCCGCATACGGCACTGCAACATCGATCATCAATGA
- a CDS encoding ABC transporter permease subunit — MAIADDTLPTRKPVRPSTIPTPRTRRLGLVTSRRAAVLYAALITGLAATMLPFAWMLLSSFKTQGEILRNPTGFWPAEPVWSNYARWFQELHIEQFFFNSLFVAIVTVLGNLVFCSMVAYALAKMDFPGKRVLFALVMITLMTPVVVTFTPLFVLISKVGLVNTYPALFLPFLTTPVGVFLMRQFMLGIPNELIEAARLDGAGEAGIFARIVMPLCGAPLATLGILTFLFSWNNFLWPLVAAQSEDKYTLPVALSLFSTGQDATDYGLLLAGSVLVIGPIVLLFILLQRFFIQSVADAGIK; from the coding sequence ATGGCTATCGCCGACGACACGCTCCCCACCCGCAAGCCCGTTCGTCCGAGCACGATCCCAACCCCGAGGACGCGACGCCTCGGTCTTGTGACGTCACGGCGAGCCGCGGTGCTCTACGCCGCGCTGATCACAGGGTTGGCGGCCACCATGCTGCCCTTCGCCTGGATGCTGCTGAGCTCCTTCAAGACCCAGGGCGAGATCCTGCGGAACCCGACCGGGTTCTGGCCCGCGGAGCCGGTCTGGAGCAACTACGCCAGATGGTTCCAGGAGCTCCACATCGAGCAGTTCTTCTTCAACAGCCTCTTCGTCGCCATCGTCACCGTTCTCGGCAACCTGGTCTTCTGCTCGATGGTCGCCTACGCCCTGGCGAAGATGGACTTCCCCGGGAAGCGAGTGCTGTTCGCCCTGGTGATGATCACGCTGATGACCCCGGTCGTGGTCACCTTCACGCCGTTGTTCGTGCTGATCAGCAAGGTCGGTCTGGTCAACACCTATCCGGCGCTGTTCCTACCGTTCCTGACCACACCGGTGGGGGTGTTCCTGATGCGCCAGTTCATGCTCGGCATCCCCAACGAGCTGATCGAAGCCGCTCGGCTGGACGGGGCAGGTGAGGCCGGGATCTTCGCCCGCATCGTCATGCCCCTCTGTGGTGCACCGCTGGCGACGCTGGGGATCCTGACCTTCCTGTTCTCGTGGAACAACTTCCTGTGGCCGCTGGTCGCCGCCCAGAGCGAGGACAAGTACACCCTTCCGGTCGCGTTGTCCCTCTTCTCGACAGGACAGGACGCCACCGACTACGGACTGCTGCTCGCCGGGTCTGTCCTGGTCATCGGCCCGATCGTGCTGCTGTTCATCCTCCTCCAGCGGTTCTTCATCCAGAGCGTCGCCGACGCCGGGATCAAGTAG
- a CDS encoding ABC transporter permease subunit, with translation MRRLRRDPVKARRRKRAVVAWLFALPFVAGFAVFMLFPLVSSFLMSFTDFSSRDVQDPLSVNFVGLDQYADLFSNPQFRQSMVVTAYFVIVGIPLTMIVALALAMALNSGIDRFRTAFRVGFYTPVVTSIVAVAVVWRFILQDNGLLNAMLGWIGIDGPNWLNSTTWAMPAMIMMAVWRNMGTLMIIFLAGLQMIPEQVKEAAWVDGASGWKTFRLITLPLMRPTLLLGAVLLSVGYLQFFEEPFVMTKGGPLDSTLSVSYFTYNQFGFGKYGTASAASYVLFVAIALLSLVQFRALRSKD, from the coding sequence GTGAGGCGGCTCCGCAGGGATCCGGTCAAGGCGCGGCGCCGCAAGCGAGCAGTGGTGGCGTGGCTGTTCGCCCTGCCCTTCGTGGCCGGCTTCGCCGTCTTCATGCTCTTCCCGCTCGTGAGCTCGTTCCTGATGTCCTTCACCGACTTCAGCAGCCGCGACGTCCAAGACCCCCTGTCGGTCAACTTCGTGGGCCTGGATCAGTACGCGGATCTGTTCAGCAATCCACAGTTCCGACAGTCGATGGTGGTCACGGCGTACTTCGTGATCGTGGGGATCCCGCTCACGATGATCGTCGCGTTGGCGCTCGCCATGGCCCTCAACAGCGGTATCGACAGGTTCCGGACAGCGTTCCGGGTCGGCTTCTACACCCCCGTGGTGACCAGCATCGTTGCGGTGGCCGTGGTGTGGAGGTTCATCCTGCAGGACAACGGGTTGCTCAACGCGATGCTGGGATGGATCGGCATCGACGGGCCGAACTGGCTCAACAGCACGACCTGGGCGATGCCCGCGATGATCATGATGGCGGTCTGGCGGAACATGGGAACGCTCATGATCATCTTCCTCGCTGGCCTGCAGATGATCCCGGAGCAGGTCAAGGAGGCCGCGTGGGTCGACGGCGCCAGCGGGTGGAAGACCTTCCGGCTGATAACCCTTCCCCTGATGCGACCGACGCTCCTCCTGGGCGCCGTCCTGTTGTCCGTCGGCTACCTGCAGTTCTTCGAGGAGCCGTTCGTCATGACCAAGGGCGGGCCGCTGGACTCGACCCTCTCGGTCAGCTACTTCACCTACAACCAGTTCGGGTTCGGCAAGTACGGCACGGCATCCGCTGCCAGCTACGTGCTGTTCGTGGCTATCGCCCTGCTGAGCCTGGTGCAGTTCCGGGCGTTGCGATCCAAGGATTGA
- a CDS encoding glycoside hydrolase family 13 protein, whose translation MYQVYLRSFADADGDGAGDIAGLRSRLPYLADLGVDAIWINPWYPSPLADGGYDIVDYRDVHPEAGTMADADGFISDAHALGIRVLLDIVPNHTSDQHPWFQQALASGVGSTARDRYLFRPGRGPGGDQPPNNWMSQFGGPAWTRVTEPDGQPGQWYLHLFAAQQPDLAWSCPEVRADFEDTLRFWFDRGVDGFRIDVANSLTKDVDLPDLDALELSHRTGPDREHPHWDRPDVHDIYRGWRKVADSYDPPRVFVAEAWVDTPERMAQYVRPDELHNAFNFEFLSSRWHAKSLRLVIDGNLAAQQAVGAPATWVLSNHDVARHPSRYARPQGEERGHNFDHLIGVPADHERGLQRARAAILLMLALPGSVYLYQGEELGLLEVEDLADEVLTDPTWERSGRTLRGRDGCRVPIPWSGDAPPFGFSPDGSAPPWLPQPAAWADRTVHAQAADPDSTLNLYRRALRQRADHPALGDGTMQWCDTPEDVLMFARSPRFVCAVNFADTPLQLPPDAQITLTSGPLTGDGTLPQDTAVWLQTDR comes from the coding sequence GTGTACCAGGTCTACTTGCGCAGCTTCGCCGACGCCGATGGCGACGGGGCGGGCGACATCGCCGGCCTGCGCTCGCGGTTGCCGTACCTGGCAGACCTGGGTGTCGACGCCATCTGGATCAACCCGTGGTATCCCTCACCCCTCGCCGACGGCGGGTACGACATCGTGGACTACCGGGACGTGCACCCGGAAGCCGGCACGATGGCTGATGCCGACGGGTTCATCAGCGATGCCCACGCACTCGGCATCCGTGTGCTGCTGGACATCGTTCCCAACCACACCTCCGACCAGCACCCGTGGTTCCAGCAGGCCCTCGCCAGTGGCGTGGGCTCGACGGCACGCGATCGCTACCTGTTCCGCCCTGGCCGCGGCCCAGGTGGGGACCAGCCACCCAACAACTGGATGAGCCAGTTCGGCGGTCCGGCGTGGACGCGGGTGACGGAGCCCGACGGCCAGCCCGGCCAGTGGTACCTGCACCTGTTCGCCGCCCAACAGCCGGACCTGGCATGGTCCTGCCCAGAGGTCCGGGCCGACTTCGAGGACACCCTGCGGTTCTGGTTCGATCGTGGCGTCGACGGTTTCCGCATCGATGTGGCCAACTCCCTGACCAAAGATGTCGATCTGCCCGACCTGGACGCGCTCGAGCTGTCACACCGAACGGGCCCGGACCGCGAGCATCCCCACTGGGACCGGCCGGATGTCCACGACATCTACCGGGGTTGGCGCAAGGTCGCTGACAGCTACGACCCACCGCGCGTCTTCGTGGCCGAGGCCTGGGTGGACACGCCTGAGAGGATGGCCCAGTACGTGCGGCCAGACGAGTTGCACAACGCCTTCAACTTCGAGTTCCTCTCCTCGCGCTGGCACGCCAAGTCACTTCGCCTCGTGATCGATGGGAACCTGGCGGCCCAGCAGGCCGTGGGCGCTCCGGCTACCTGGGTGCTGTCCAACCATGACGTCGCCCGCCACCCGTCTCGCTACGCCAGGCCCCAAGGCGAGGAACGGGGGCACAACTTCGACCACCTGATCGGTGTCCCCGCCGATCACGAGCGTGGCCTGCAACGGGCACGCGCGGCGATCCTGCTGATGCTGGCACTGCCCGGCAGCGTCTACCTGTACCAAGGCGAGGAGCTCGGCCTGCTCGAGGTTGAGGATCTCGCCGATGAGGTGCTGACCGATCCGACCTGGGAGCGATCGGGCCGCACCCTCCGAGGCCGGGACGGCTGCCGTGTGCCCATCCCCTGGTCAGGCGACGCCCCGCCGTTCGGGTTCAGCCCCGACGGGTCAGCCCCGCCATGGCTGCCACAACCAGCAGCGTGGGCGGATCGCACCGTCCACGCCCAGGCTGCCGACCCCGACTCGACCCTGAACCTGTACCGCCGGGCCCTGCGCCAGCGTGCCGACCACCCCGCCCTCGGCGACGGCACCATGCAGTGGTGTGACACACCGGAGGACGTGCTGATGTTCGCGAGGTCCCCACGCTTCGTCTGCGCCGTCAACTTCGCCGACACGCCGCTGCAACTGCCCCCGGATGCACAGATCACGCTCACCAGCGGACCCCTGACCGGCGACGGAACGCTGCCGCAGGACACGGCCGTCTGGCTACAGACTGACCGGTAA